Within Fusobacterium periodonticum ATCC 33693, the genomic segment TTAAATAACCTTTTTCTCTTAATTTTGCTAATTTTTCTCCTAATTTATATGCCTCTTCACTACTTAAATAAGCATTTACTGATAATTGAACCACAGGTATTTTAGCTTCAGGAAACATGTGAATAAATATAGTCCAGACTCCATGATCTATGCCCCAATCATCATTTATTTTTACACCATTTCCTAGTATATTTTCTACTTCATTTGTTAATTCCTTACTCCCTTTTACTGGATATTTCACTTCATACAATTCATCAGGAAAACCATACATATCATATATTTGTTTTGGAAATTCAGCACTTTGAATAAAAGTATTTTTTGTAAACCAATGAGCTGAAATAGCTAAGATTGCTTTAGGCTCTCCATGTTTTTTTATTATCTCTTTTCCTATTTTATTTAAAGTTTCTGTAATTTCATTTCTTTTTAAAGCTATCATAGGATCACCATGTCCTACAAAAACTGCTGGTATTTTTTCCATAGCATCTACTCCTTATCTTTGAAAAAATCTTTTTTAGTTATTATACTAGCATATATACTTTTTTGGAAGTAGGCACTTTTTAGATTTATAGTTACCTAATAGAAACTATCATATATTCTTCAAAAGTTTTTAGTATTGATACTAAAAAAATCTTTTTTTAAAAGTTTTTAACATTGGATTAAAAAACTTCCACTCATTAAAATGGAAGTTTTTATTAGAATTTTAAAGTAATTTTGGTACATTAGAATTGATTCTATCTATAATATTAACAATTTTTTGTAAATCATTCTCATCTGTAAAAAGATTAAAAATAGATGTTCCTAAAATATCATTTGAAAGCTTAGGAATTTCAGCTTTAGAATAAGCACCATATTTTATTATATTTTCAATTATTAAATTAATTAATTCTATTTGGTTAGAATTAAATTTTTCAGTATTTAAAAATTCAGAGAACTCTTTATTAATAGCTTCTCTATCCAAGCCTACAAGAGAACGAATAAAAATACCAAAACTTTCATTTTGACCATAAATATTAGATATTTTTTGAATTTCAGAATTATTTTCACTTTTTAGACTTTCTAGATCAACTTCTTCGTTACTGTATAAAAGTTGTTTTAATTCCTTTAAGTCCTCAACATCCAATTCTATATTATTCTTTAATTTTTTTATAGAAAGTAAATTTTTATTGATATCTAAATATTTTTGAAATTTCTCTTTAGAATTAAGGTAAGCAGAACCAAAAGTATTTATATTTTTTTCTGTTATTGAAAGTAAGGTATCTGTAAAATTTCCCACTATATAATTTAAAGGTTTTCCTTTTGGATCCAAAAATATTGTTAAAGGTTCGATAATATCTTTTAAATTTTCTAGCTCTAAAATATCAATATTTTTTAGATAATTTTCATCTTTTATTATTTTCATAATATAATTTGCATTTTTTTGAATTTCTTTTATAGTTCCCTTTTTAGATAATTCTTTTGTAATATCAGAAATTTCTACTTTTTCATTCTCTATTTTTTTATTATCAAATAATTTAAGTTGAGTTTTTAAAATAAGATTTTCAAATTTCTTCTCCATTTCAGTTTTTTCTTCAATAGCAAAAGGTAAAGAACTTAAATTTTTAACAATTTCATCAACATCTTTTTCTTCTAAATTTTTTAAAAGCTCAATATTTTTATATTTTTTCACATAGGAAATTCTTGTTTTTACTGAAATATTTTCTTCATTTAAGGAAGAAATTAAATTATATACTTCATTTACCAGATTTTCCCAAAGTTCTTTATATTTTTCATTCATTTGGTACTCTAAATCTTGAAGTTTAAAAATCATTTTAACCTTATTTTCAAAAATTTTACTAGACAATGGTTTTGATAATTTTGTATTATCTTCTTCAAATCTATCTTTCATTTCAAAATATGAGAAATTTCTACAAAAATCTAAAATTAAAAAATCTTCCTTATCTTTACCAACACCATAAATATCTTTACATTTTCTTGTTCCTCTACCTATCATTTGCCAAAATTTAGCTTTTGACTTTACTTTTTTATAAAAAACAAGATTTAATATTTCTGGAATATCTATTCCAGTATCAAGCATATCAACTGATACTGCTATTTGTGGAAAACT encodes:
- the ygiD gene encoding 4,5-DOPA dioxygenase extradiol, with translation MEKIPAVFVGHGDPMIALKRNEITETLNKIGKEIIKKHGEPKAILAISAHWFTKNTFIQSAEFPKQIYDMYGFPDELYEVKYPVKGSKELTNEVENILGNGVKINDDWGIDHGVWTIFIHMFPEAKIPVVQLSVNAYLSSEEAYKLGEKLAKLREKGYLIVGSGNIVHNLRKIEWDNPKGSQETDNFDKYILDSISKREDTKVINYQENEYSNYAVPTPDHFMPILYILGASQGEKPYIFNEIRELGSLSMTSYAFGL